From Virgibacillus ihumii, the proteins below share one genomic window:
- the hemA gene encoding glutamyl-tRNA reductase — translation MHILKVGINYKSAPVEIREKLTFSEESMDKAMLLLKEQKSILENVIVSTCNRTEIYAVVDQVHTGRYYVKQFLADWFQIDKAEFTSYLKISEADGAIEHLLRVATGLDSMVLGETQILGQVKQSFLTAQMMQTTGTVFNELFKQVITFAKRAHKDTAIGEHAVSVSYAAVELAKKIFGDLKQKHVVILGAGKMGELAAKNLHGSGANRITVVNRTYAKAEELAMKFEAKAEQMDQLHANLQNADILISSTGSDSVVLDKETIHSIQKKRKGKPLFLVDIAVPRDLDASIGELDNVFLYDIDDLQHIVDENLKAREAAAENIEMMLEAEIVQFNEWLQTLGVVPVISALRQKALSIQAETMKSIERKMPELSKREKKVLNKHTKSIINQLLKEPVTQAKELAAEKNSDESLDLFVKIFGIESEVEEETAKQTQKHSMKTDNVSFRVSENKPSTVK, via the coding sequence TTGCACATACTTAAAGTCGGAATTAATTACAAATCAGCCCCTGTAGAAATAAGGGAGAAGCTTACTTTTTCCGAGGAATCAATGGATAAAGCAATGCTGTTATTAAAGGAACAGAAAAGTATATTGGAAAATGTGATTGTTTCCACTTGCAACCGGACAGAAATTTATGCGGTAGTGGATCAGGTTCATACAGGTCGTTATTACGTTAAACAATTTCTGGCAGATTGGTTCCAGATAGACAAGGCTGAATTCACCTCTTACTTGAAGATATCGGAAGCCGATGGTGCGATTGAGCACCTTTTGCGTGTGGCGACAGGTCTTGATTCGATGGTGCTTGGCGAAACACAGATTCTTGGTCAGGTGAAACAATCATTTTTAACTGCACAGATGATGCAGACAACTGGAACAGTTTTTAACGAGCTGTTTAAACAGGTTATTACCTTTGCCAAACGGGCGCATAAAGATACAGCAATCGGTGAGCATGCTGTATCCGTAAGCTATGCAGCTGTTGAACTTGCCAAAAAAATCTTTGGTGACTTGAAGCAAAAGCATGTTGTTATTCTTGGAGCCGGAAAAATGGGAGAACTGGCAGCCAAAAACCTTCATGGATCCGGAGCAAATCGAATCACAGTTGTTAACCGGACATATGCCAAAGCAGAAGAGTTGGCAATGAAATTTGAAGCGAAAGCAGAACAGATGGATCAGCTGCATGCGAATCTGCAGAATGCTGATATTCTAATCAGTTCAACCGGATCGGATTCTGTAGTACTGGATAAAGAAACAATTCATTCGATTCAAAAGAAACGCAAAGGAAAGCCATTGTTCCTTGTTGACATAGCTGTACCTAGAGATTTGGATGCCTCAATCGGTGAATTGGATAATGTATTTCTGTATGATATCGATGATTTACAGCATATTGTGGATGAAAATCTGAAAGCCAGAGAAGCAGCAGCAGAAAATATAGAAATGATGCTGGAAGCTGAAATTGTTCAATTTAATGAATGGCTGCAGACGCTTGGCGTTGTTCCGGTCATTTCAGCACTTCGACAGAAAGCTCTGTCCATCCAGGCTGAGACGATGAAGAGCATTGAACGGAAAATGCCTGAGTTAAGTAAACGCGAGAAAAAGGTGCTGAACAAGCATACAAAAAGCATCATTAATCAGCTGCTGAAAGAACCTGTTACACAGGCTAAGGAACTGGCGGCGGAGAAAAATAGTGACGAGTCATTGGATTTATTTGTAAAGATTTTTGGTATTGAGTCTGAAGTGGAAGAAGAAACTGCTAAACAGACACAAAAACATTCAATGAAAACGGACAATGTATCCTTTCGTGTTTCAGAGAATAAACCTAGCACAGTAAAGTGA
- a CDS encoding amino acid ABC transporter ATP-binding protein gives MSERREMIRVEKLNKSFGDLHVLKDIDMKVNESDVIVFIGASGSGKSTLLRCLNFLELKDSGKIIIEGDQIEENIHNLNKIREQVGMVFQHFNLFPHKTVIGNIIEAPTQVKGVKKEQAIKEGKVLLEKVGLGDKYDVYPSTLSGGQKQRVAIARALAMKPDVMLFDEPTSALDPELVGEVLATMKELADEGMTMVVVTHEMGFAREVGDWVVYMHDGRVVEAGPPGELFDSPKEERTKAFLSSVL, from the coding sequence ATGAGTGAAAGACGGGAAATGATAAGGGTCGAGAAATTAAATAAATCATTTGGTGATCTGCATGTGCTGAAGGATATTGATATGAAAGTCAATGAAAGTGATGTTATTGTGTTCATTGGGGCAAGTGGGTCGGGAAAAAGCACACTGCTCAGGTGTCTGAATTTTCTTGAGCTGAAAGACAGTGGGAAAATTATAATTGAAGGAGATCAGATTGAAGAAAATATCCACAATTTGAATAAAATTCGTGAGCAGGTTGGAATGGTCTTTCAGCATTTCAATTTATTTCCACATAAGACGGTAATCGGAAATATTATCGAAGCACCAACACAAGTAAAAGGCGTAAAAAAAGAACAGGCAATAAAAGAAGGGAAGGTTTTGTTAGAAAAGGTGGGACTGGGTGATAAATACGATGTCTATCCTTCCACATTATCCGGGGGTCAAAAACAGCGTGTGGCAATTGCGCGGGCGCTGGCAATGAAACCCGATGTCATGTTGTTTGATGAACCGACTTCAGCACTTGATCCTGAACTTGTCGGAGAAGTTCTTGCTACAATGAAAGAACTAGCTGATGAAGGAATGACAATGGTTGTCGTAACGCATGAAATGGGGTTTGCCCGGGAAGTTGGTGATTGGGTCGTTTACATGCATGACGGTAGAGTAGTGGAAGCAGGGCCGCCCGGTGAACTTTTTGATAGTCCAAAGGAAGAACGGACCAAAGCTTTTTTAAGTTCGGTTCTGTAG
- a CDS encoding cytochrome C assembly family protein — MLESKWVYEIILIIYGLSLVGYFIDFIQRNRRANRIAFWLLSMVWFFQTVFLVSNIFFENNFPILTLYDGLFFYAWVLVTFSVIINRLLRVQFILFFTNLVGFFVFLLYVSTRAQTSMQDQGIQLVHEILITHVTLAIVSYGFFTLSFLFSMMYLIQYKFLKEKKGLNWMWRLGDLQRLDSFSFIAVTLGVPLLTIAIILGIVWAYVANAEFYWFDMKTIGSLLVLAVYTLYLFLRLGKGRQGKSISMYSTAAFLILLVNFFLFNVLSNFHFNSFL; from the coding sequence ATGCTTGAATCAAAATGGGTTTATGAAATTATATTAATTATTTACGGACTGAGTCTGGTTGGATACTTTATAGATTTTATTCAGCGTAACCGGAGGGCCAACAGGATAGCCTTCTGGTTACTTAGTATGGTCTGGTTTTTTCAGACGGTTTTTCTCGTATCGAATATATTTTTTGAAAATAATTTTCCGATACTAACCTTGTATGATGGTTTGTTCTTTTATGCATGGGTCCTTGTGACGTTCTCAGTAATTATTAACCGGTTACTCCGGGTACAATTTATTTTATTCTTTACTAACCTCGTTGGTTTTTTCGTCTTCTTATTATACGTTTCAACGAGGGCACAGACATCCATGCAGGATCAGGGGATTCAACTGGTGCACGAAATACTGATAACACATGTTACCCTGGCGATTGTGTCGTACGGTTTTTTTACATTATCGTTTCTTTTTTCGATGATGTACTTGATTCAATATAAATTTTTGAAAGAAAAGAAAGGGCTGAACTGGATGTGGAGACTGGGGGATCTGCAACGGCTTGATTCATTTTCCTTTATAGCCGTAACATTGGGTGTCCCGCTCCTTACAATCGCAATTATCCTGGGAATAGTCTGGGCATATGTTGCAAATGCCGAATTTTACTGGTTTGATATGAAGACGATCGGTTCACTGTTGGTGCTGGCTGTTTATACACTGTACCTGTTTTTGCGGCTCGGAAAAGGCCGGCAGGGAAAATCCATTTCCATGTACAGTACTGCAGCATTTTTAATACTGTTGGTTAATTTCTTTTTATTCAATGTGCTCTCGAATTTTCATTTTAATAGTTTTCTATAG
- the hemB gene encoding porphobilinogen synthase, producing MTDNYDFKRHRRLRTSAVMRSLVRETQLHTDDFIYPIFVVEGNEIKNEVPSMPGVFQVSLDYVKAEMEELQSLGIKAVMLFGVPAEKDEQGTGAFADTGIVQEATRLIKREVPDMLVVADTCLCEYTSHGHCGVIHDHDVDNDASLELLAKTAVSQAEAGADIIAPSNMMDGFVTVIRYALDEAGYTNIPIMSYAVKYASAFYGPFRDAADSTPQFGDRKTYQMDPANRVEALREAESDMEEGADFLIVKPAMSYLDIVRDMKNNYNAPIVAYNVSGEYSMVKAAANNGWINERELVLEKLTAMKRAGADLIISYFAKDAAKWLRE from the coding sequence ATGACAGATAATTATGATTTTAAGCGTCACAGGAGACTGCGTACATCAGCAGTAATGCGGTCATTGGTCCGTGAAACACAACTGCATACAGATGATTTTATTTATCCGATTTTTGTGGTGGAAGGAAATGAAATTAAAAATGAGGTTCCGTCAATGCCGGGGGTATTTCAAGTATCCCTTGACTATGTAAAGGCAGAGATGGAAGAGCTGCAGTCACTGGGAATAAAAGCTGTCATGTTGTTTGGGGTGCCTGCAGAGAAAGATGAACAAGGTACTGGGGCATTCGCCGACACAGGAATTGTCCAGGAAGCAACCCGGCTTATTAAAAGGGAAGTTCCTGACATGCTGGTCGTTGCCGACACATGTCTTTGTGAGTATACTTCACATGGACATTGTGGCGTCATTCATGATCATGATGTGGATAATGATGCATCACTGGAACTGCTTGCGAAAACCGCCGTATCACAAGCTGAAGCTGGTGCTGATATCATTGCGCCGTCCAATATGATGGATGGATTTGTAACAGTTATCCGTTATGCATTGGATGAAGCAGGTTACACGAATATACCGATTATGTCGTACGCCGTTAAATATGCCTCGGCATTTTATGGGCCTTTTCGGGATGCAGCAGATAGTACCCCGCAGTTTGGCGACCGCAAAACATATCAGATGGATCCCGCCAATCGGGTCGAAGCATTAAGAGAAGCAGAGTCTGATATGGAAGAAGGGGCCGATTTTCTGATTGTTAAACCGGCTATGTCATATCTTGATATTGTTCGGGATATGAAGAATAATTATAACGCTCCAATTGTTGCGTACAATGTCAGCGGAGAGTATTCCATGGTCAAGGCAGCCGCAAACAATGGATGGATTAATGAAAGAGAATTAGTTTTGGAAAAACTGACTGCCATGAAACGGGCAGGGGCAGATCTGATTATTTCCTATTTTGCTAAAGACGCAGCCAAATGGCTTCGTGAATAA
- a CDS encoding phosphotransferase: MENIRKAVSAYNIYPVKFKQETDRLYQVDTGQQKYALKQSRMNKQALSVWEDTYRLASKHDIKSILPVYLTNHSKIYTDQNDLICYLSPWIPNKKLEEDMQSTRTIAECIAEVHAKTKKDYQVEPEPIIEKFSEYRKRCSTMQRNLLHYVEMFEQNRFMSPFELQVCTHYHLLNETFQELDWKIEQFCSELGDTAEWNYSLCHGNLKESHTLHGDQPYLINWENAFYDNATTDLIQFFNHKVRSDYQSSDKLMDFFFSYISGNPLKQQEVYLFVISSLNPRTYIQMIDAYHNRSSGDTMVYRTKELEYAFRQLKFGLYCSNWLEKHLSDGKLNGS, from the coding sequence ATGGAGAATATCAGAAAAGCAGTTAGTGCGTATAACATATACCCAGTTAAATTCAAGCAGGAGACGGATCGGTTATATCAAGTTGATACCGGTCAACAAAAGTATGCCTTAAAGCAAAGCCGCATGAACAAGCAGGCATTATCTGTATGGGAGGATACGTATCGCCTAGCGTCTAAACATGATATTAAATCAATACTGCCGGTCTATTTAACCAACCATTCTAAGATATATACGGATCAGAATGATTTGATCTGCTATCTGTCCCCGTGGATTCCAAATAAAAAACTGGAAGAGGATATGCAATCCACCAGGACAATTGCTGAATGTATCGCTGAAGTACACGCAAAAACAAAAAAGGATTATCAAGTGGAACCGGAACCAATAATTGAAAAATTTTCTGAATACCGGAAACGATGTTCTACAATGCAGCGGAACTTGTTACATTATGTGGAAATGTTTGAACAGAATCGGTTCATGTCACCGTTTGAATTACAGGTCTGTACCCATTACCATCTATTAAACGAAACATTTCAGGAACTGGACTGGAAAATTGAACAATTTTGTTCTGAACTTGGTGATACAGCTGAATGGAACTATAGTCTGTGTCACGGAAACCTGAAAGAATCACATACATTGCACGGGGATCAACCCTATTTAATAAACTGGGAAAATGCTTTTTATGATAATGCAACAACTGATTTAATCCAATTTTTCAACCACAAGGTACGTTCTGATTATCAATCTTCCGATAAATTAATGGACTTTTTTTTCAGTTACATTTCAGGCAATCCATTAAAGCAGCAGGAGGTGTACTTATTTGTCATATCCTCGTTGAATCCGCGAACTTACATACAAATGATTGATGCGTATCATAATCGTTCTTCCGGTGATACAATGGTTTACCGGACGAAGGAACTGGAATATGCTTTTCGTCAGCTTAAATTTGGATTGTATTGTTCAAATTGGCTGGAAAAACATTTGTCTGATGGCAAATTGAATGGCAGTTAG
- the hemL gene encoding glutamate-1-semialdehyde 2,1-aminomutase, producing MSFDKSQDAYKEAVDLMPGGVNSPVRAFKSVGMSPVFMESGKGSKIVDIDKNEYIDYVLSWGPLILGHADDRVVSGLKDAVDNGTSFGAPTLIENKLTQLVIDRVPSIEMVRMVNSGTEATMSAIRVARGYTGRDKVLKFEGNYHGHGDSLLIKAGSGVATLGLPDSPGVPESIAQNTITVPYNDIESVRYAFEQFGEELAAVIVEPVSGNMGVVPPQEDFLQELRKVTEENGTLLIFDEVMTGFRVGYNCAQGFFGVTPDLTCLGKVIGGGLPVGAYGGKREIMEKVAPTGSIYQAGTLSGNPLAMTAGFETLSALDESSYDQISEKIDKLVEGYKQAAIDFNIPLQINRAGSMVGFFFTNQPVINYETAQTSNLDYFAQYYRSMIDEGIFLPPSQFEGLFLSTAHTDEDIEKTIAAVRKAFEAIKK from the coding sequence ATGAGCTTTGACAAGTCGCAGGATGCATATAAAGAGGCAGTTGATCTCATGCCTGGAGGAGTGAACTCTCCTGTACGTGCATTTAAATCAGTCGGTATGTCACCGGTTTTTATGGAATCCGGCAAGGGATCAAAAATAGTTGATATCGATAAAAATGAATATATTGATTATGTTTTAAGCTGGGGTCCCCTGATTTTGGGACATGCTGATGATCGGGTTGTATCAGGTTTGAAGGATGCAGTGGATAATGGGACAAGCTTTGGTGCACCGACATTAATTGAAAACAAACTGACACAATTAGTGATCGATCGTGTTCCATCCATTGAAATGGTACGCATGGTTAACTCCGGTACGGAAGCGACGATGAGCGCAATCCGTGTTGCACGGGGATATACCGGACGCGACAAGGTTTTAAAATTTGAAGGAAACTATCACGGGCACGGTGACTCGCTCCTGATTAAAGCAGGCTCCGGTGTTGCCACACTCGGTTTACCGGACAGTCCAGGTGTTCCTGAGTCGATTGCGCAGAACACCATTACCGTTCCGTACAATGATATTGAAAGTGTTCGCTATGCGTTTGAACAGTTTGGGGAAGAACTTGCTGCGGTCATCGTTGAACCGGTTTCCGGCAACATGGGAGTTGTTCCGCCACAGGAAGACTTTTTGCAGGAATTACGGAAGGTCACTGAAGAAAATGGTACATTGCTCATTTTTGATGAGGTCATGACCGGTTTCCGTGTCGGGTATAATTGTGCGCAGGGCTTCTTTGGTGTTACACCTGATTTAACTTGCCTCGGAAAGGTTATAGGCGGAGGTCTGCCGGTAGGAGCATATGGCGGTAAACGGGAGATTATGGAAAAAGTTGCGCCAACAGGATCGATTTATCAGGCTGGAACGCTGTCAGGAAACCCCCTTGCAATGACGGCTGGTTTCGAAACATTGAGCGCATTGGATGAATCGTCCTATGATCAAATCAGCGAAAAAATTGATAAGCTGGTCGAAGGATATAAACAGGCAGCAATTGATTTTAACATCCCGCTTCAAATAAATAGAGCAGGTTCGATGGTTGGATTTTTCTTCACCAATCAGCCGGTCATTAATTATGAAACAGCCCAGACGTCCAATCTTGATTATTTCGCACAATACTACCGAAGCATGATTGATGAAGGAATTTTCCTTCCTCCATCACAGTTTGAAGGGTTGTTTTTATCTACCGCCCATACGGATGAAGACATTGAAAAAACAATTGCAGCAGTGCGAAAGGCATTTGAAGCTATCAAAAAATAA
- the hemC gene encoding hydroxymethylbilane synthase has translation MRKIVIGSRKSNLALTQTNWVIDQLKKAGVQNEFEVKKIVTKGDKILDVTLSKVGGKALFVKEIEQAMYNKEIDFAVHSMKDMPSEMPAGLTISTIPLREDYRDAYISKNNVLLKDLPAGAIVGTSSLRRKAQILAARPDVEVKWIRGNIETRIRKLEEEDYDAIILAVSGLKRVGLSEELITEYLEPDVCVPAVGQGALAIECREDDKELHQLLSVINDSLTTTTVKAERTFLNLLEGSCSVPIGGHARMEGDEIVLTAMVGTPDGKTILKEEVCGNDPTAVGKEAAEKMINRGAKDIVDTVKEELDN, from the coding sequence ATGCGAAAAATAGTCATCGGATCAAGAAAGAGTAATCTGGCACTCACCCAAACAAATTGGGTGATTGATCAGTTGAAAAAAGCTGGTGTGCAAAATGAATTTGAAGTGAAAAAAATCGTGACAAAGGGTGATAAAATCCTTGATGTTACCCTGTCAAAAGTAGGCGGTAAAGCTTTGTTTGTCAAAGAAATTGAACAGGCTATGTATAATAAGGAAATTGACTTTGCTGTTCATAGTATGAAAGATATGCCGTCTGAGATGCCTGCAGGGTTAACCATCTCAACAATTCCTTTGCGAGAGGATTATCGTGATGCCTATATTTCCAAGAATAATGTACTATTGAAGGATTTGCCGGCAGGTGCAATTGTCGGGACAAGCAGTCTCAGACGAAAAGCGCAGATTCTGGCAGCACGTCCGGACGTGGAAGTGAAATGGATCCGCGGTAATATTGAAACAAGGATAAGAAAATTGGAAGAAGAGGACTATGATGCGATTATCCTGGCAGTCTCTGGCTTAAAACGTGTAGGTTTAAGTGAAGAGCTTATTACGGAATACCTTGAACCGGATGTATGTGTTCCAGCGGTCGGGCAAGGTGCATTGGCCATTGAGTGCCGTGAAGATGATAAAGAGCTTCATCAGCTGTTGAGCGTTATTAATGACTCTCTTACCACTACAACTGTTAAAGCTGAACGTACTTTTTTGAATTTGCTTGAAGGCAGTTGTTCAGTACCAATCGGCGGTCATGCCAGGATGGAAGGCGATGAAATTGTCCTTACGGCAATGGTAGGTACCCCCGACGGTAAAACTATTTTGAAAGAAGAAGTGTGTGGAAATGATCCGACTGCAGTTGGGAAAGAGGCCGCCGAAAAAATGATAAATCGTGGCGCCAAGGACATCGTCGATACGGTAAAAGAGGAGCTCGATAACTGA
- a CDS encoding LysM peptidoglycan-binding domain-containing protein, with amino-acid sequence MADDQAVFRFDLNESLYFEKGQEVLEMMGVSLEPEISIQPFHDYISIRGVIELQGTYKRLPSNEDNAEPDNLNDYHSKRYVEKVVELEDDRSEFLHRFPVEISIPVNRVNDLNDITVDIESFDYEIPNQTQMKLSSTVQIHGIDNPQQESTVHEKEDTAFLQREDETFEFDIKEKANEEEMNSDSAEDFVSELPQMPEEEPANETVEEEERWKKKKSQSLTEFFNKDVNEKAEEEIHQNDTAPEVEITEAADPSEIPEAQTDNLEDVRYLADVFQTEEGEQYTSMRLCIVQETDTVETIADRYQISAGQLLKRNRLSNDDLKEGQLLYIPYRKS; translated from the coding sequence TTGGCTGATGATCAAGCGGTGTTTCGTTTTGATTTAAATGAATCACTTTACTTTGAAAAAGGACAGGAAGTTTTAGAGATGATGGGGGTTTCACTGGAGCCGGAAATTTCCATCCAACCGTTTCATGATTATATTTCAATTAGGGGAGTTATTGAGCTCCAAGGTACTTATAAGCGGCTTCCATCCAACGAAGATAATGCAGAGCCTGATAACCTGAATGATTATCACTCCAAAAGGTACGTCGAGAAGGTCGTAGAATTGGAAGATGATCGATCAGAGTTTTTACACAGGTTTCCAGTTGAGATCTCAATTCCAGTTAATCGGGTTAATGATCTGAATGATATAACCGTTGATATTGAATCGTTTGATTATGAAATACCCAATCAGACCCAAATGAAGTTAAGCTCCACGGTTCAAATTCATGGGATTGATAATCCGCAACAGGAATCAACAGTCCATGAGAAGGAGGATACAGCTTTTCTGCAGCGGGAGGATGAAACATTTGAATTTGATATAAAAGAAAAAGCAAACGAAGAAGAAATGAATTCTGATTCTGCAGAAGATTTTGTTTCAGAACTTCCGCAAATGCCAGAGGAAGAACCGGCAAATGAAACCGTAGAGGAAGAGGAGCGTTGGAAAAAGAAGAAGTCTCAGTCTCTGACAGAGTTTTTTAACAAGGATGTGAATGAGAAGGCAGAAGAGGAAATTCATCAGAATGATACGGCCCCGGAAGTAGAAATTACGGAAGCTGCCGATCCGTCAGAAATACCGGAAGCGCAAACAGATAATCTGGAAGATGTACGTTATCTGGCAGATGTATTTCAGACCGAGGAAGGTGAACAATACACGAGTATGCGCTTATGTATTGTCCAGGAGACAGATACGGTTGAAACAATTGCTGACCGATATCAGATATCTGCCGGACAACTGCTGAAACGGAACCGGTTAAGTAATGATGATTTGAAAGAGGGACAATTACTGTATATTCCATATCGAAAAAGTTAG
- a CDS encoding amino acid ABC transporter permease → MSHFIDVFIGSFDLFIEGLWLTFELSAASLVIAFIIGLFFAILKISNIKILEWIADTYIWVVRGTPLIVQIFVLYYGLAEIVLIPMFWAGVAGLAFHSGAYIAEIIRGAIQSIDKGQREAGRTLGMTKGLTMRRIILPQAFRRAVPSLGNQFIIGIKDSSLVSFIGMQELFGVASTQGSNNFDYLPYYLTVAVYYLFIVLILTLLVNLLEKKMAKSD, encoded by the coding sequence TGTTTTTATTGGAAGTTTTGATTTATTTATTGAGGGGTTGTGGCTTACTTTTGAATTGTCAGCTGCCTCCTTGGTGATTGCATTCATTATTGGTCTGTTTTTTGCTATATTGAAAATCTCTAATATTAAAATACTTGAGTGGATTGCTGATACATACATATGGGTTGTTCGAGGAACACCACTTATTGTTCAAATCTTTGTGTTGTACTACGGATTGGCGGAAATTGTACTGATTCCAATGTTTTGGGCAGGTGTAGCTGGACTTGCTTTTCACAGTGGAGCATATATTGCTGAAATTATCCGTGGTGCTATTCAGTCCATTGATAAAGGGCAAAGGGAAGCTGGTCGTACTCTGGGGATGACCAAAGGATTGACCATGCGAAGAATTATTCTTCCTCAGGCTTTTCGTCGCGCAGTGCCATCACTAGGTAATCAATTTATTATTGGTATTAAAGATTCTTCATTAGTATCATTCATCGGTATGCAGGAGCTGTTTGGTGTTGCCAGTACGCAGGGATCCAATAATTTTGATTATCTTCCATACTACTTAACAGTTGCTGTGTATTATTTATTTATTGTTCTTATTTTAACATTATTAGTAAATTTGCTTGAAAAGAAGATGGCAAAAAGTGATTGA
- a CDS encoding uroporphyrinogen-III synthase, whose protein sequence is MPTALHGKKIMITREKKQATEFSEKVLQAGGNPIEVPLLKISCIDNDTTRQFFDEAKPYNWIFFTSANGVDCFLKRDGWKTITEETQLAAVGHKTAEKLEDYGYQVDFIPSTYHAEAMTNEFPEPDRLHESQVLLIQGTKSRDVLPNWLADKDVPFDTVVVYESLFNYENRQKLSWVLAKESPDFITFTSPSTVDAFLEMNEGTIEQDCIYVCIGTTTCNYAQESGFENILTPDEFTIDGMIQCMSDYIAVKG, encoded by the coding sequence ATGCCAACTGCTTTGCATGGAAAGAAAATAATGATTACCAGGGAGAAAAAGCAGGCGACGGAATTTTCCGAAAAGGTATTACAAGCCGGCGGGAATCCAATTGAAGTTCCCCTGTTAAAAATTTCATGCATCGATAACGACACTACGAGACAGTTCTTTGACGAAGCAAAACCGTATAACTGGATTTTTTTTACGAGTGCAAATGGTGTTGATTGTTTTTTAAAACGCGACGGCTGGAAAACAATAACAGAGGAAACACAACTTGCAGCGGTGGGCCATAAAACAGCCGAAAAATTAGAAGACTATGGATATCAGGTTGATTTTATTCCGTCCACGTATCACGCTGAAGCCATGACAAATGAATTTCCTGAACCGGATAGACTGCATGAAAGTCAGGTTTTGCTTATCCAGGGGACGAAATCGAGGGATGTCTTGCCGAACTGGCTGGCTGATAAGGATGTTCCGTTTGATACAGTAGTTGTGTATGAATCGTTATTCAACTATGAAAACAGACAAAAATTAAGCTGGGTATTAGCCAAAGAAAGCCCTGATTTTATAACGTTTACAAGTCCATCAACTGTTGATGCTTTTTTGGAAATGAATGAGGGAACCATTGAACAGGATTGTATTTATGTCTGTATCGGGACGACAACCTGTAACTATGCGCAGGAATCGGGGTTTGAAAATATATTAACACCAGATGAATTTACAATCGATGGCATGATACAATGTATGAGTGATTATATCGCAGTGAAAGGGTAG
- a CDS encoding LiaI-LiaF-like domain-containing protein, with protein MKKRNTFAAYLLIGVGIYFLLRKLEIPIITDFYSWPTLLIIIGIALLLYSYTANDYQHLFSGTLILGIGVHFHGVTHYNFWIDHWAVYLLIVGIAFIVRAIRTKKGFLLGIVLIGLAILFIFSIQLPGMFDWVYEVADLLETFWPIFLIGLGIYWLKRKK; from the coding sequence ATGAAAAAACGAAATACATTTGCTGCGTATTTATTAATTGGTGTGGGGATATATTTTCTGCTCCGGAAACTGGAAATACCAATCATTACTGATTTTTATTCATGGCCTACTTTACTGATCATTATCGGCATTGCGTTGCTGCTGTACAGTTATACAGCAAATGATTACCAGCATCTGTTCAGTGGCACCTTAATTCTCGGAATCGGCGTCCACTTCCATGGGGTAACACATTACAATTTTTGGATTGATCATTGGGCTGTCTATTTACTCATCGTGGGTATTGCCTTCATCGTACGGGCAATCCGCACCAAAAAAGGATTTCTGTTGGGAATTGTTTTGATCGGTCTGGCCATTTTGTTTATTTTCTCTATTCAATTACCGGGGATGTTCGATTGGGTTTACGAGGTTGCTGATCTTTTAGAAACCTTTTGGCCAATATTTTTAATTGGACTTGGTATTTATTGGCTTAAAAGGAAAAAATGA